A part of Salmo salar chromosome ssa18, Ssal_v3.1, whole genome shotgun sequence genomic DNA contains:
- the LOC106577092 gene encoding interferon-induced protein with tetratricopeptide repeats 1-like, protein MAFSCPTTRMDQTSLKIRLQGLECHFTWKLDYSRSKLQSLRETMIDISNREGVQYSWEGYLYNFLAYLHYALGFTEDALHCLKKAEEAIRLNSPDNVELSLVVHYGNLAWVHYHQGELSESQTYVENVGKLLRDNPSPCPGVVWGERAWTLNKFDVSKRKAALYCFRMALKVDPENKVLRCGYAMAFNKSVDRKDITPKLRSEMLEHLRIARELDPEDLYITVMYLQRLAESGQVEEACKLAKEVIEKPLDSFGGFGILLDFFKDYISHDSSIDLARRTLERHPNSRQLKRHLGKCYKWKIFSLEEKRNPMRHILIENAVNLYEELVTLYPKSLAVKLELTAMYKESGRIDRADKIFEDLLLEIEGMEPQDLQKFYNWYAQYLFYAKQDASRSIDIHKKAVEIMLPTGQRDSSVRVLLSVVHNGGDRAEEIVDFLDGLDAEGAVSQF, encoded by the exons ATGGCTTTCTCTTGTCCAACTACGAG AATGGATCAGACCTCCTTGAAAATTAGGCTGCAGGGTTTGGAATGCCACTTCACCTGGAAGCTGGACTACAGCAGATCTAAACTTCAAAGCCTCAGAGAAACAATGATAGATATCAGCAACAGAGAGGGGGTTCAATATTCCTGGGAGGGTTATCTATACAACTTCCTGGCTTACCTACACTACGCTCTGGGCTTCACAGAGGACGCTCTTCATTGCCTGAAGAAGGCTGAAGAGGCCATTCGCCTAAACAGCCCAGACAACGTTGAGCTAAGTCTGGTGGTCCACTATGGGAACTTGGCCTGGGTGCACTATCACCAAGGGGAGCTATCAGAGAGCCAGACCTATGTGGAGAATGTGGGGAAACTATTGCGGGACAACCCCTCGCCCTGCCCAGGTGTAGTGTGGGGAGAAAGGGCCTGGACTTTGAATAAGTTTGATGTAAGCAAGAGGAAGGCAGCGCTATATTGCTTCCGGATGGCCTTAAAAGTGGATCCTGAGAACAAGGTGCTGCGCTGTGGCTACGCCATGGCATTTAATAAATCTGTTGATAGGAAAGACATTACCCCGAAGCTGCGATCTGAGATGTTGGAGCACCTACGGATTGCTAGAGAATTGGATCCAGAAGATTTGTACATCACAGTGATGTACCTGCAGAGGCTTGCAGAGAGTGGCCAGGTTGAGGAAGCATGTAAACTCGCAAAGGAAGTGATAGAGAAGCCTTTGGACAGCTTTGGTGGATTTGGAATCTTGCTAGATTTTTTCAAAGATTACATCTCTCATGATTCAAGCATTGACCTGGCAAGAAGGACCCTGGAGAGACACCCCAATTCACGCCAGCTGAAGAGGCATCTTGGGAAGTGTTACAAATGGAAGATTTTCTCCCTGGAAGAGAAAAGGAACCCAATGAGGCATATTCTGATTGAAAATGCAGTCAACCTTTATGAAGAGCTGGTCACACTCTACCCCAAATCCCTTGCAGTAAAACTGGAACTGACTGCCATGTACAAAGAATCTGGCAGAATTGATAGAGCAGATAAGATATTTGAGGACCTGCTTCTTGAAATAGAAGGAATGGAACCACAGGATTTACAAAAATTCTACAACTGGTATGCCCAATATTTGTTTTATGCCAAACAAGATGCTTCCAGGTCAATTGATATCCACAAGAAGGCAGTAGAGATTATGCTACCCACTGGCCAACGTGACAGCAGTGTTCGTGTTTTGTTGTCCGTTGTCCATAATGGAGGAGACAGAGCTGAGGAAATTGTTGACTTTCTGGATGGACTTGATGCAGAAGGTGCTGTCAGCCAGTTCTAG
- the itprip gene encoding inositol 1,4,5-trisphosphate receptor-interacting protein: MQGAIARVVVAAAILNHPLLFPQENTTLPEQDEALLARMREHEKRLELEQARLEQELLYAGTEQQDPGSEDGYGWYFWSALSLVIFFTIEVCRQDLADMEARYADDEDGFVEGGSISSKTLQLDKGVLNSFCERCIHTSAHENWRVREFVEGFADDLLESLRSVCDRETDMEVADFVGIGSMFESWRVSKPLMCDLIVPFAPPEPYSFQFQLWCSPSSDVPLDMQGCGRIKVTKVGENEDGCLCGSANLGEDMLCLLHSKNEKPRADHTPDDLLCSKNTPYLAKDQVMKWFQISVTKAWGRISHKYEFELTFRNLDATGALKVRFRSGKVVVMNIIPVVELDGTNAYFVSHFPSDSSTSSDTYWPLSFAVYERNLLKHVAKSLPENSCHLHCLQIITFLHKKQMGLTGRCALTNYHLKTTLLHLLLSKGSSSWGSESLEHRLRDMLGFLHRSLQEKRLCHALVGNSQVPPEVRVPATFHTAEPINLFRPLVLQRELYADTLRHFQEMLRNAPVLIQEYTPLLQNGDTHHRLNSMAQSE, encoded by the coding sequence ATGCAGGGGGCCATAGCAcgggtggtggtggcagcggccATCTTGAACCATCCGCTGCTGTTCCCGCAGGAGAACACCACCCTCCCAGAGCAGGATGAGGCCCTGCTGGCCCGCATGAGGGAGCATGAGAAGAGGCTGGAGCTGGAGCAGGCACGGCTGGAGCAGGAGCTCTTGTATGCAGGCACGGAGCAGCAGGACCCTGGCTCAGAGGACGGCTACGGCTGGTACTTCTGGAGCGCCCTCTCACTGGTCATCTTCTTCACTATTGAGGTGTGTCGGCAGGATTTGGCAGACATGGAAGCCCGATACGCTGATGATGAGGATGGGTTTGTTGAGGGTGGATCCATCAGTTCCAAGACACTCCAGCTCGATAAGGGAGTCCTAAACAGCTTCTGTGAGAGATGCATCCACACCTCGGCCCATGAGAACTGGAGGGTGCGGGAATTTGTGGAGGGCTTCGCTGACGACCTGCTGGAGTCCCtgaggagtgtgtgtgacagggagacTGACATGGAGGTGGCGGACTTTGTGGGCATTGGGAGCATGTTTGAGTCGTGGAGGGTGAGCAAGCCCCTGATGTGTGATCTCATTGTCCCTTTCGCCCCACCGGAGCCATACTCCTTCCAGTTCCAGCTGTGGTGCAGCCCCTCCAGTGACGTACCCCTGGACATGCAGGGCTGTGGCAGGATCAAGGTGACAAAGGTTGGGGAGAATGAGGACGGCTGTCTCTGTGGCTCTGCCAACCTGGGTGAGGACATGCTGTGCTTGCTACACAGCAAAAACGAAAAGCCCAGAGCAGACCACACCCCGGATGACCTTCTGTGCTCCAAGAACACACCTTATCTGGCTAAGGACCAGGTCATGAAGTGGTTCCAGATCTCCGTGACCAAAGCCTGGGGACGGATTTCTCACAAGTACGAGTTTGAGCTCACTTTCCGCAACCTGGATGCTACTGGAGCACTGAAGGTCAGATTCCGCTCAGGAAAGGTTGTTGTGATGAACATCATCCCCGTTGTGGAACTAGATGGCACAAATGCCTACTTTGTATCACACTTCCCCTCTGACAGCAGCACCTCCTCAGACACTTACTGGCCCCTCTCCTTTGCTGTCTATGAGAGGAACCTGCTCAAACATGTGGCTAAAAGCCTGCCTGAAAATTCCTGCCACCTCCACTGCCTTCAGATCATCACTTTCCTACACAAGAAACAGATGGGTCTAACTGGCAGGTGTGCTCTGACCAACTATCACCTGAAGACGACCCTGCTGCACCTGTTGTTGAGTAAGGGCTCGTCTAGCTGGGGCTCTGAGAGTCTGGAGCACAGGCTACGGGACATGCTAGGCTTCCTTCACAGGAGTCTTCAGGAGAAGAGACTCTGTCACGCTCTGGTTGGGAACAGCCAAGTTCCACCAGAAGTCCGGGTTCCGGCAACATTCCACACGGCGGAGCCCATCAATCTTTTCCGGCCACTGGTGTTACAGAGAGAGCTTTACGCTGACACGCTTCGGCATTTCCAGGAGATGCTCAGGAACGCTCCTGTTCTGATTCAGGAGTACACGCCTCTGTTACAAAATGGCGACACTCACCACAGACTCAACTCAATGGCACAGTCTGAGTAA